A single genomic interval of Rosistilla ulvae harbors:
- a CDS encoding sugar nucleotide-binding protein, which produces MILLLGGTGYVGNAFCELLTRRGIDFRSISRSDCDYTQRDALIGLIRESNASFLINAAGYTGKPNVDACELQKSQCLAGNAVLPGTIREACAMAGDLPWGHVSSGCIYTGVRFDGSGFREEDEPNFSFRTNNCSFYSGCKALGEECLAGAENVYVWRLRIPFNHRDSPRNYLSKLMRYHRLLEATNSISHLGDFVRASLECWLRRVPTGIYNVTNTGSVTTRQVVGMIEQELKLGRTFEFFDSEDEFMSLAAKTPRSNCVMDNRKLRATGIPIADVDDAIRESLRSWIPEGASV; this is translated from the coding sequence TTGATATTGCTTCTCGGCGGAACGGGGTACGTTGGCAACGCTTTTTGCGAACTGTTGACGCGGCGTGGGATCGATTTCCGATCGATCTCACGGTCCGATTGCGACTACACGCAGCGTGACGCGCTGATCGGTCTGATTCGCGAAAGCAATGCGAGCTTCTTGATCAATGCAGCCGGTTACACAGGCAAGCCAAACGTCGACGCTTGCGAATTGCAGAAGTCGCAGTGCCTTGCCGGTAACGCTGTCTTGCCCGGGACGATTCGCGAAGCCTGTGCGATGGCTGGCGATTTGCCTTGGGGGCATGTGTCAAGCGGTTGCATCTACACCGGTGTACGCTTCGATGGCAGTGGGTTCCGCGAAGAGGACGAACCAAATTTTTCGTTCCGCACCAACAATTGCAGCTTCTATTCTGGTTGCAAAGCGTTGGGAGAGGAGTGTCTTGCGGGAGCCGAAAACGTTTACGTTTGGCGACTTCGCATCCCATTTAATCACCGCGATTCTCCTCGCAATTATTTGTCCAAGTTGATGAGATACCATCGCTTGTTGGAAGCGACGAATTCGATTTCCCATCTCGGCGATTTTGTTCGCGCCTCGCTTGAGTGTTGGCTGCGACGCGTCCCGACTGGGATTTATAACGTGACCAACACCGGCAGCGTGACAACGCGGCAAGTTGTAGGGATGATCGAACAGGAATTGAAGTTGGGTAGGACGTTCGAATTCTTCGATTCGGAAGACGAGTTTATGTCGCTGGCCGCAAAGACGCCTCGGTCTAATTGCGTGATGGACAACCGAAAGCTGCGTGCGACGGGAATTCCAATCGCCGATGTCGACGATGCGATTCGGGAGTCGCTA
- a CDS encoding Hsp20/alpha crystallin family protein, with protein sequence MSSYNMTRALVPSAFGIAGHEMEELFDRLFYPGTNPAATKWTPPASVWESGEHVHLEMELAGVNQEDIDVSFEDGLLKISAKRHQPDTTDRTYLHDERTWGDMSRSMRVSNSVDPDSIDASYQNGLLHVRLCKRAEVLPKRIEIKTP encoded by the coding sequence ATGTCTAGTTACAACATGACCCGAGCGCTTGTTCCGAGCGCATTTGGAATTGCGGGACACGAGATGGAGGAGCTGTTCGATCGATTGTTCTATCCCGGCACCAACCCTGCCGCCACCAAGTGGACTCCCCCCGCTTCGGTGTGGGAATCGGGAGAGCATGTCCATCTGGAGATGGAACTCGCGGGGGTCAACCAGGAGGATATCGACGTCAGCTTCGAGGATGGCTTGCTGAAGATTTCGGCCAAACGCCATCAACCCGATACGACCGACCGAACCTATCTGCACGATGAGCGGACGTGGGGGGATATGTCGCGGTCGATGCGGGTCTCCAACTCGGTCGATCCCGATTCGATCGATGCCTCGTATCAAAATGGCTTGCTGCACGTCCGGCTTTGCAAACGAGCCGAGGTCCTTCCCAAGCGGATCGAGATCAAGACGCCATAG
- a CDS encoding cytochrome ubiquinol oxidase subunit I translates to MDVEILSRLQFAGTIMFHYLFPPLSIGLGLQLFLCELAFYRTRNPAWEAAARFWTRVFAVNFAMGVATGIVMEFEFGTNWAAYSRFVGDVFGSALAAEGIFAFFLESGFLAVLVFGWDRVGPKMHLFSTLMVFLGSAFSAVWIVVANSWQQTPAGYHIVWHDVQGEQMPRAEVTDFWAMVFNPSSVDRLTHTLIGALVLGAFFVASVCSFYLLRGRHDAVARRCLSIALPTALLFTILAGATGHDSAQKLVETQPAKLAAIEAHFETTDQPTGLYLFGWPDAANKKVHFGVQIPRLLSLMVYNDPTRPVPGMDRIPEDARPPIWLPFQTFHLMVGMGTLMIVVAGMACWSWYRGTYGERRWLLWAVVVMPLAAMTANQAGWITAEVGRQPWIVYPSVQNGVEMMGMRTADGLSESVTAEQVLSSIILFGIIYSLLFAVWIFVLNQKIQHGPDSPEELTEYKRRHKDESMSESIGHGGTAYGGSLMDKET, encoded by the coding sequence ATGGACGTTGAAATCCTCAGCCGGTTGCAGTTCGCTGGCACGATCATGTTCCATTATCTGTTCCCGCCGCTGTCGATCGGCTTGGGGCTGCAGTTGTTCTTGTGCGAGCTGGCGTTCTATCGCACCCGCAATCCCGCTTGGGAAGCGGCCGCTCGATTCTGGACCCGCGTCTTCGCCGTCAACTTTGCGATGGGGGTGGCCACGGGAATCGTGATGGAGTTCGAATTCGGCACCAACTGGGCCGCCTATTCCCGCTTCGTCGGCGACGTCTTCGGATCGGCATTGGCTGCCGAAGGGATCTTTGCCTTCTTCTTAGAGAGTGGCTTTTTAGCGGTCTTAGTGTTCGGCTGGGATCGCGTCGGCCCGAAGATGCATCTGTTCAGCACGCTGATGGTCTTTCTCGGTTCGGCGTTTAGCGCCGTCTGGATCGTCGTCGCCAACAGCTGGCAACAGACGCCCGCCGGATACCACATCGTTTGGCATGATGTTCAAGGAGAGCAGATGCCGCGGGCGGAGGTGACCGATTTCTGGGCGATGGTCTTCAATCCCTCCTCCGTCGACCGACTGACCCATACTCTGATCGGCGCCTTGGTGTTGGGGGCGTTTTTTGTCGCGTCGGTCTGCTCCTTCTATCTGCTTCGCGGGCGGCACGACGCGGTGGCTCGGAGATGCCTTTCGATCGCGCTTCCAACGGCGCTGCTATTCACGATTTTGGCAGGGGCGACCGGCCACGATTCGGCTCAAAAACTTGTCGAGACGCAGCCTGCCAAGTTGGCTGCGATCGAAGCCCACTTTGAGACGACCGACCAACCGACGGGGCTCTATCTGTTCGGATGGCCCGACGCGGCGAACAAGAAGGTTCATTTCGGCGTCCAGATCCCGCGGCTGTTGAGTCTGATGGTCTACAACGACCCGACGCGTCCGGTCCCGGGAATGGATCGAATTCCAGAAGACGCCCGGCCGCCAATTTGGCTTCCCTTTCAAACCTTCCACTTGATGGTTGGGATGGGGACCTTGATGATCGTTGTCGCGGGCATGGCCTGTTGGTCGTGGTATCGAGGCACCTACGGCGAACGTCGCTGGCTGCTGTGGGCCGTTGTTGTGATGCCGCTGGCGGCGATGACCGCCAATCAAGCCGGCTGGATCACGGCCGAGGTCGGACGCCAGCCGTGGATCGTCTATCCGTCGGTGCAAAACGGCGTCGAGATGATGGGGATGCGGACCGCCGACGGGCTCAGCGAATCGGTGACGGCAGAGCAGGTGCTCAGCTCGATCATCCTGTTTGGAATCATCTATTCGCTGCTGTTCGCGGTGTGGATCTTCGTCTTGAATCAGAAGATCCAGCATGGCCCCGATTCGCCTGAGGAGTTGACCGAATACAAGCGTCGCCACAAGGATGAATCGATGTCCGAATCGATTGGGCACGGCGGAACAGCGTACGGTGGATCGTTAATGGATAAGGAAACGTAA
- the cydB gene encoding cytochrome d ubiquinol oxidase subunit II, which yields MNYELLTFIWFVLLSALLCGYAILDGFDLGVGILHPFIAKDDRQRRLVMNSIGPLWDGNEVWLVTFGGALFAAFPVAYATVFSSFYTAFFLLLTCLIGRAVSLEFRSKVQSPRWRKTWDFGFFASSLTAAALLGIAGGNVMAGMELGPRYVYQGNLLSQIYWYPLLIGALTVSLFAMHGAIYLYLKTEDELQDRVQRAIHPLFLTFAGLYVSATLATWWHVPHATENIANFPILWIVPILNALAVLNIPRAMHLKRPSYAFFSSAMVILAFASLFSVAIFPNLMLSTIDPAYSVTLENSRSSQATLGTMLIIAAIGIPCVLSYTVIIYWIFRGKVKLDPHSY from the coding sequence ATGAATTACGAACTGTTGACGTTCATTTGGTTTGTGCTGCTGAGCGCGCTCCTGTGTGGCTACGCGATCCTCGATGGCTTTGATCTCGGTGTGGGAATCCTGCATCCCTTCATCGCCAAAGACGATCGCCAGCGGCGGTTGGTGATGAATTCGATCGGTCCGCTGTGGGACGGCAACGAGGTCTGGTTGGTGACCTTCGGCGGGGCGTTGTTCGCCGCCTTCCCGGTCGCCTATGCAACGGTCTTCAGCAGCTTTTACACAGCGTTTTTCCTGCTGCTAACCTGTCTGATCGGCCGCGCCGTCAGCCTCGAGTTTCGCTCCAAAGTGCAATCGCCGCGATGGAGAAAAACCTGGGACTTCGGTTTCTTCGCCTCTTCGCTGACCGCGGCGGCACTGCTGGGAATCGCTGGCGGCAACGTGATGGCAGGGATGGAGCTGGGACCTCGCTACGTCTATCAGGGAAACCTGTTGAGCCAGATCTATTGGTACCCGCTGTTGATCGGAGCGTTGACAGTTTCATTGTTCGCGATGCACGGAGCGATCTATCTGTATCTGAAGACCGAAGACGAACTGCAGGATCGCGTCCAGCGGGCGATCCACCCGTTGTTCCTCACCTTCGCCGGACTCTATGTCTCCGCGACGCTTGCGACGTGGTGGCACGTTCCGCATGCTACCGAAAACATCGCGAACTTCCCCATACTTTGGATCGTTCCGATCTTGAACGCGTTGGCGGTTTTAAACATCCCGCGAGCGATGCATCTGAAACGTCCCAGCTACGCTTTTTTCTCCTCGGCGATGGTGATCCTCGCGTTTGCGTCGCTATTCAGTGTCGCGATCTTTCCCAATCTGATGCTATCGACAATCGATCCGGCCTATAGCGTGACGCTCGAAAATTCACGCAGCAGCCAAGCCACACTCGGAACGATGTTGATCATCGCGGCGATCGGAATCCCCTGCGTGCTCAGCTACACCGTGATCATCTACTGGATCTTCCGCGGCAAGGTGAAGCTGGACCCGCACAGCTACTGA
- a CDS encoding methyltransferase family protein, with the protein MPDPGSDRQRAAATGRTGRSELRPSGFDRGLVFVQFLVPTLLIFSLRIDRANAAALLICIAGTLLHVAALRSLGRRNLRVLPQPKTDGTLTVSGPYRIVRHPMYTALLLFCSGLAVAPLAFWKVAAMLVLLGVLIVKAKREEKFLSRCYPEYAAYAKSNWMLLPPIL; encoded by the coding sequence ATGCCTGATCCAGGTTCAGATCGTCAGCGTGCGGCAGCAACGGGGCGGACCGGTCGTTCGGAGCTCCGCCCGTCGGGATTCGATCGGGGGCTCGTTTTTGTCCAGTTTCTGGTGCCGACTCTGCTGATCTTTTCGCTGCGCATCGATCGCGCAAACGCCGCGGCATTGCTGATCTGCATCGCCGGAACCCTCTTACACGTCGCAGCGTTGCGATCGCTGGGCAGACGGAATCTGCGCGTGCTACCGCAGCCAAAAACCGACGGAACGCTGACCGTATCGGGCCCGTACCGTATCGTCCGCCATCCGATGTACACGGCGCTGCTGCTGTTCTGCAGCGGACTCGCCGTCGCTCCGCTGGCCTTTTGGAAAGTGGCGGCAATGCTGGTCCTGTTGGGCGTGTTGATCGTCAAGGCGAAGCGTGAGGAAAAGTTCCTCAGTCGATGCTATCCAGAGTATGCTGCGTACGCGAAATCCAACTGGATGTTGTTGCCACCGATTCTTTGA
- a CDS encoding NAD-dependent epimerase/dehydratase family protein, with product MKKLLVTGSSGLIGSEVCMYFAAAGWKIHGVDNNQRAVFFGPQGDTRWNQRRLASRIDGFEHHEVDIRDREGVLSLVSEVRPDAIVHTAAQPSHDRAATIPFDDFDTNAVGTLNLLEATRQACPEAPFAHMSTNKVYGDRPNTIALQEQETRWDYADPAYACGIPESFSIDQSKHSLFGASKVAADVMVQEYGRYFNMPTCCLRGGCLTGPNHTGVELHGFLSYLVKCNLEGKPYTVFGYKGKQVRDNIHSEDVARFIAAFIETPRVAEVYNIGGGKANSCSILEAFQITERFTGRQQRYSYSDENRIGDHICYYSDLTKMRADYPNWDLTVSLEETIEQIVAAWQQRPKSDS from the coding sequence ATGAAAAAACTACTGGTTACCGGATCCTCTGGCTTGATTGGCTCCGAAGTCTGCATGTACTTTGCCGCCGCAGGCTGGAAGATCCACGGGGTCGACAACAATCAACGCGCCGTATTTTTTGGTCCTCAAGGGGACACACGTTGGAACCAGCGACGGTTGGCAAGCCGAATTGATGGATTCGAGCATCATGAGGTCGACATCCGGGACCGCGAAGGCGTTCTATCGCTGGTAAGCGAAGTCCGTCCCGACGCAATCGTTCATACGGCAGCGCAGCCCAGCCACGACCGCGCTGCGACGATCCCGTTCGACGATTTCGACACCAACGCCGTGGGGACGTTGAACCTGTTGGAAGCGACACGACAGGCCTGTCCCGAAGCGCCGTTTGCTCACATGTCGACCAACAAAGTCTACGGCGATCGCCCCAACACGATCGCGTTGCAAGAACAGGAAACTCGCTGGGACTACGCCGATCCTGCCTACGCCTGCGGGATTCCCGAAAGCTTTTCAATCGACCAGTCCAAGCATTCGCTTTTCGGAGCCTCCAAAGTCGCCGCCGACGTGATGGTTCAAGAGTACGGCCGCTACTTCAACATGCCCACCTGCTGTCTTCGCGGCGGTTGCTTGACCGGTCCCAATCATACGGGAGTCGAACTCCACGGCTTCCTCAGCTATCTAGTGAAGTGCAATCTGGAAGGCAAACCGTACACCGTGTTTGGGTACAAAGGTAAACAGGTTCGCGACAACATCCACAGCGAAGACGTCGCTCGATTTATCGCTGCGTTTATCGAGACGCCTCGCGTGGCGGAGGTCTACAATATCGGTGGCGGCAAAGCGAACAGTTGCTCGATTCTCGAAGCGTTCCAGATCACCGAACGCTTCACGGGACGGCAACAACGATACAGCTATAGCGATGAAAACCGGATCGGCGATCATATTTGCTATTACAGCGACCTGACGAAGATGCGGGCCGATTATCCCAACTGGGACCTCACCGTGAGCTTGGAGGAGACGATCGAACAGATCGTCGCCGCGTGGCAGCAGCGGCCGAAAAGCGATAGCTGA
- a CDS encoding GDP-mannose 4,6-dehydratase: MRKALITGISGQDGSYLAELLLAKGYEVHGLVRRSSNTVRARLDHLFGDPTIYNQKLFLHYADIDDTTTIRRLLIRIQPTEVYHLAGQSHVGASFEIPESTCEFTAMGTLRLLEVLRDLPERPRMMQISSSEIFGRPSDAPQDESTPMNPVSPYGVAKAFATQMVRVYRDSFGFFACNAICFNHESPRRGESFVTRKISLAAARIKLGLQKTLTLGNLDAQRDWGYAPEYVEAFWKILQHDTPDDYVIATGKSHTLGEFLEAAFGSVDLEWRDHVQTDPKYMRPAESHRLVGNPKHAIETLDWQPRTKAPELAALMVEHDLQAIRSHG; the protein is encoded by the coding sequence ATGCGGAAAGCACTGATCACCGGTATTTCGGGACAAGATGGCAGCTATCTCGCTGAATTGTTGCTGGCCAAAGGGTATGAGGTTCATGGGCTCGTTCGCCGGTCCAGCAACACGGTTCGGGCGCGATTGGACCATTTGTTTGGCGATCCGACGATCTACAACCAAAAATTGTTCTTGCACTATGCCGATATCGATGACACGACAACGATTCGTCGGCTGTTGATCCGGATTCAGCCGACGGAGGTCTACCATTTGGCGGGGCAGAGCCACGTGGGAGCCAGTTTTGAGATCCCCGAATCGACCTGTGAATTCACCGCGATGGGGACGCTGCGATTGTTGGAAGTGCTGCGCGATCTCCCCGAGCGACCGCGGATGATGCAGATCAGCAGTAGTGAGATTTTTGGACGCCCGAGCGACGCGCCGCAAGATGAATCGACACCGATGAACCCCGTTTCACCGTATGGCGTTGCCAAGGCCTTCGCGACGCAAATGGTCCGTGTCTACCGCGACTCCTTTGGCTTCTTCGCCTGTAATGCGATCTGCTTCAATCACGAATCGCCACGTCGCGGCGAGAGCTTCGTGACCCGCAAGATCTCGTTGGCGGCGGCTCGGATCAAACTCGGCTTGCAGAAAACGTTGACCCTGGGCAACCTCGACGCGCAGCGCGACTGGGGCTATGCGCCCGAATACGTCGAAGCGTTCTGGAAGATTTTGCAGCACGATACGCCCGACGACTATGTGATCGCGACGGGGAAGAGTCACACCTTGGGCGAGTTTCTGGAAGCCGCGTTCGGTTCCGTAGACCTGGAGTGGCGCGACCATGTGCAGACCGACCCCAAATACATGCGTCCGGCGGAATCCCACCGACTGGTCGGCAACCCCAAACATGCCATCGAAACACTCGACTGGCAGCCCCGTACCAAAGCACCCGAACTCGCTGCGCTGATGGTCGAACACGATCTACAAGCGATTCGGTCACACGGCTGA
- the rfbB gene encoding dTDP-glucose 4,6-dehydratase: MKILVTGGAGFIGSNLVRHLLAETDHEVVNLDKLTYAGNLASLADIEQDARYRFVQVDLCDAEAVKAVFDKHDPDSVMHLAAESHVDRSIDSPGDFIQTNVVGTYHLLHASLNHYQQMEPPRREGFRFLHVSTDEVFGSLSMDDPGFCETTPYNPHSPYSASKASSDHLARAWHDTYGLPVLVTNCSNNYGPYQFPEKLIPVVILKCLQGELIPVYGRGENIRDWLYVEDHCRALTRVLQKGTIGETYNIGGNNERTNLDLVKMLCGLLDELQPAADGKRYEENIRFVTDRPGHDLRYAIDATKIDRDLDWQPAEDFASGFRKTVRWYLENQTWWQNILSGDYRLERLGQKG, encoded by the coding sequence ATGAAAATCTTAGTCACTGGCGGTGCCGGTTTTATCGGTTCCAATCTAGTACGGCACCTATTGGCGGAAACCGATCACGAAGTTGTCAATTTGGACAAATTGACCTATGCGGGCAATCTCGCGTCACTAGCGGATATCGAACAGGATGCGCGCTACCGATTTGTGCAAGTCGATTTGTGCGACGCCGAAGCTGTCAAAGCTGTATTCGACAAACACGATCCCGATAGCGTGATGCACCTGGCGGCCGAGAGTCATGTCGACCGGTCGATCGATTCTCCCGGCGACTTCATCCAGACGAATGTTGTTGGGACCTACCATCTGTTGCATGCCAGCTTGAACCACTATCAACAAATGGAACCGCCGCGCCGTGAGGGCTTCCGTTTCTTGCATGTTTCAACCGATGAGGTCTTTGGTTCGTTGAGCATGGACGATCCGGGGTTTTGTGAAACGACCCCTTACAATCCCCACTCGCCCTATTCGGCCAGCAAGGCTTCGTCCGATCACCTGGCCCGCGCGTGGCACGATACCTACGGTCTGCCGGTCTTGGTAACCAATTGCTCGAATAATTACGGTCCCTATCAATTCCCCGAGAAACTGATTCCGGTGGTGATCTTAAAGTGTCTGCAAGGTGAGTTGATTCCGGTGTACGGGCGAGGCGAAAACATCCGCGATTGGCTGTACGTGGAAGATCATTGCCGGGCGCTGACGCGTGTCCTGCAGAAAGGTACCATCGGAGAGACCTACAACATTGGTGGCAACAACGAACGCACGAACCTCGATCTGGTCAAGATGCTGTGCGGTCTGTTGGATGAGCTGCAACCCGCCGCCGATGGCAAGCGATATGAAGAGAACATCCGGTTCGTGACCGATCGCCCCGGGCATGATCTGCGGTATGCGATCGACGCGACCAAGATCGATCGAGATCTCGACTGGCAACCGGCCGAAGATTTTGCCAGCGGGTTTCGCAAGACCGTCCGCTGGTATCTGGAGAATCAAACATGGTGGCAGAACATCCTGTCGGGCGATTATCGGTTGGAACGCTTGGGGCAGAAGGGCTAA
- the wecB gene encoding non-hydrolyzing UDP-N-acetylglucosamine 2-epimerase, producing MNKILDPRQNICIVVGTRPEAIKMAPVYFALQKSASLRPVLLSTGQHREMLDQALAAFSLTPDHDLNLMQPGQSLADITSRVISSVFDYLVETRPAAVLVQGDTTTVFATALAAFYAGIPVGHVEAGLRTHDPQNPWPEEMNRRLVAPIARWHFCPTVQSREHLLSERIDEANCFVTGNTVVDALLWIRGTLAAEKRTAGQIARRVGIGEAFAGRFLDNLASRWILVTGHRRESHGPGFVKMCEGILRLVTEHSDLGILFPVHLNPRVREPVMQLLGDHDRIELIEPAGYEDFIWLMDRCTFLLSDSGGVQEEAPSLGKPVLVTRETTERPEGIAAGTCRLVGTDPDRIFAEAELLLCDADEFTRRSGLKNPYGDGSAADRIRQILEKSMAANGT from the coding sequence TTGAACAAGATTTTAGATCCGCGTCAGAACATCTGCATTGTCGTTGGTACGCGGCCCGAAGCGATCAAGATGGCTCCGGTCTATTTTGCGCTGCAGAAATCGGCCTCTCTCCGTCCGGTCCTCCTATCGACCGGACAGCATCGCGAGATGCTCGACCAAGCGTTGGCGGCGTTTTCGCTCACACCGGATCATGATCTGAATTTGATGCAGCCGGGGCAGAGCCTTGCCGACATCACCAGTCGCGTGATCTCGAGCGTCTTTGACTACCTGGTCGAAACGCGTCCTGCGGCGGTTTTGGTCCAAGGGGACACGACCACCGTGTTCGCGACGGCGCTGGCGGCATTTTATGCAGGCATCCCGGTCGGACATGTCGAAGCGGGGCTTCGAACGCACGATCCACAAAACCCATGGCCCGAGGAGATGAATCGTCGGCTGGTCGCACCGATCGCTCGGTGGCACTTTTGTCCAACGGTTCAAAGCCGAGAACATCTGCTGTCCGAACGGATCGACGAAGCGAATTGTTTTGTGACCGGCAATACCGTCGTCGATGCGCTGTTATGGATTCGCGGAACGTTGGCTGCCGAAAAACGAACTGCTGGCCAGATCGCTCGCCGCGTCGGGATCGGCGAAGCATTTGCCGGCCGGTTTCTCGACAACCTCGCCAGTCGATGGATTCTTGTCACCGGGCATCGCCGCGAATCGCATGGTCCTGGTTTCGTAAAAATGTGTGAAGGTATTCTACGCCTTGTAACGGAGCATTCCGATCTTGGAATTTTGTTTCCTGTGCACCTGAACCCACGTGTTCGCGAGCCGGTGATGCAATTGTTGGGCGATCACGACCGCATCGAATTGATCGAACCGGCGGGCTACGAAGATTTTATCTGGTTGATGGATCGCTGCACGTTCCTGTTGAGCGACAGTGGCGGGGTTCAGGAAGAAGCGCCCAGTTTGGGCAAGCCCGTGCTGGTGACGCGTGAGACGACCGAACGCCCCGAAGGGATAGCGGCGGGGACTTGTCGATTGGTCGGAACCGATCCCGATCGGATTTTTGCCGAAGCGGAACTGTTGTTGTGCGATGCCGATGAATTTACGCGCCGCAGCGGATTGAAAAACCCGTATGGCGATGGCTCCGCAGCCGATCGGATTCGCCAGATTCTAGAGAAATCGATGGCCGCCAACGGAACGTAA
- a CDS encoding UDP-glucose 6-dehydrogenase, translating into MSAAEKLSICCIGAGYVGGPTMAMIAKQCPDIRVTVVDINQARIDAWNSDKLPIYEPGLQEVVEEARGRNLFFSTNVADSIRDAKMIFISVNTPTKTYGIGAGRAANLEFVERCARMIAEHSDSGHKIIVEKSTLPVRTAEAVKRILASSARPGVSFDVLSNPEFLAEGTAVEDLLAPDRVLIGGESRDAVQTLVDVYGRWVPREQILTTNLWSSELSKLTANAFLAQRVSSINAISALCEATEADVDEVASAIGTDSRIGPKFLKASVGFGGSCFQKDILNLVYLCEHFGLPEVAAYWEQVVQMNDYQKQRFTRRIVKTMFNTVSNKRIAVWGFAFKKDTNDTRESAAIYVCRDLLEERAKLTIYDPKVGIEQIKSELAYVMQNDPARYGGDVEKLIDENVTVADSALAAAEGAHGVALLTEWDEFKQLDFQKVYQSMQKPAFLFDGRNLLHHRNLTEIGFEVHAIGKLC; encoded by the coding sequence ATGAGTGCGGCTGAAAAACTGAGTATTTGTTGCATCGGCGCTGGGTACGTCGGTGGTCCTACGATGGCGATGATCGCCAAACAATGCCCGGACATCCGCGTGACTGTTGTCGATATCAACCAGGCTCGGATCGATGCTTGGAACAGCGACAAGCTGCCGATCTACGAACCCGGTCTGCAAGAGGTGGTCGAAGAGGCGCGGGGCCGCAATCTGTTTTTCTCGACCAACGTCGCCGACAGCATCCGCGACGCCAAAATGATCTTTATCAGCGTCAACACGCCGACGAAGACCTACGGTATCGGGGCGGGACGGGCTGCGAATCTGGAGTTTGTCGAACGCTGTGCGCGAATGATCGCCGAGCATTCCGATAGCGGTCATAAGATCATCGTCGAAAAGTCGACGCTGCCAGTGCGAACCGCCGAGGCGGTCAAGCGAATTCTCGCTTCATCGGCGCGGCCGGGCGTTTCGTTTGATGTGCTCAGCAATCCCGAGTTCCTCGCCGAGGGAACGGCGGTCGAAGATCTGTTGGCTCCCGACCGCGTCTTGATCGGTGGCGAATCGCGCGACGCGGTTCAAACCCTTGTCGATGTCTACGGTCGCTGGGTTCCGCGGGAACAGATTCTGACGACGAATCTGTGGAGCAGCGAGCTGTCGAAACTGACAGCCAACGCCTTCCTGGCTCAGCGCGTCAGTAGCATCAACGCGATCAGCGCGCTGTGTGAAGCGACCGAAGCCGATGTCGACGAGGTCGCTTCGGCGATCGGCACCGATTCGCGGATCGGTCCAAAGTTCTTGAAAGCCTCCGTTGGCTTTGGCGGCTCCTGCTTCCAAAAGGACATCTTGAACTTGGTCTATCTGTGCGAACACTTTGGCTTGCCCGAAGTCGCTGCGTATTGGGAGCAGGTCGTGCAGATGAACGACTACCAAAAGCAGCGGTTCACGCGGCGGATCGTCAAGACGATGTTCAACACCGTCAGCAACAAGCGGATCGCGGTCTGGGGATTCGCCTTTAAGAAAGACACAAACGACACTCGCGAGAGCGCGGCGATCTACGTCTGTCGCGATCTGTTGGAGGAGCGAGCCAAGTTGACGATCTACGATCCCAAGGTGGGAATCGAGCAGATCAAGAGCGAGTTGGCTTATGTGATGCAGAACGACCCGGCTCGGTACGGTGGCGATGTCGAAAAGTTGATCGACGAAAATGTCACCGTCGCCGACAGCGCTTTGGCTGCGGCCGAAGGAGCTCACGGCGTGGCGCTGCTGACCGAATGGGACGAGTTCAAACAGCTCGACTTCCAAAAGGTCTATCAATCGATGCAGAAGCCGGCGTTTTTGTTCGACGGCCGCAATCTATTGCACCATCGCAATCTTACCGAAATCGGTTTCGAGGTTCACGCGATCGGCAAGTTGTGTTAA